A window of Candidatus Jettenia caeni contains these coding sequences:
- a CDS encoding glycosyltransferase, translated as MDLTVQPLVSVVTPVHNGEKYLAECIESVLAQTYQNWEYLIVNNRSTDRTLAIAHDYSKKDKRIHIYNNDHFLNALQNHNHAFRLISHESKYCKVVHADDWIFSECLTKMVELAEKHPSVGVVGSYRLDNIKVNCDGIPYTVTVISGREICRSIILGARCIFGSPTTTLLRSDAIRSRKFFYNENNFHADKEACFDVLQDYDFGFVHQVLSFTRRHNRTITSSAGEFNTSFLGNLIILKKYGSLYLHEEEYKKIFRKWRMKYYRFFMKIFFSKKKKRKEFWNYYKVGLEEIGFPVTPVKLLKVLFVHYLIKSFI; from the coding sequence ATGGACTTAACTGTGCAGCCTTTAGTCAGTGTAGTAACACCTGTACATAACGGTGAAAAGTATTTAGCGGAATGTATTGAAAGTGTATTAGCACAAACATACCAGAATTGGGAATATCTCATTGTAAATAATCGGAGTACAGATCGTACTTTAGCTATAGCGCATGATTATTCAAAAAAAGATAAACGGATACATATTTATAATAATGATCACTTTTTAAATGCTCTTCAGAATCACAACCATGCATTTCGTCTTATATCTCATGAGAGTAAATATTGCAAAGTAGTGCATGCTGATGATTGGATATTTTCGGAATGTTTAACAAAAATGGTAGAGCTTGCCGAAAAGCATCCTTCTGTAGGTGTTGTAGGATCTTATCGCCTCGATAACATTAAGGTAAATTGTGATGGAATTCCCTATACCGTCACTGTTATATCAGGACGGGAAATATGCAGGTCTATTATACTTGGCGCCCGATGTATTTTTGGTTCACCAACAACAACATTACTACGGTCTGATGCTATAAGAAGTCGTAAATTCTTTTATAATGAAAATAATTTCCATGCTGATAAAGAGGCTTGCTTTGATGTTCTGCAGGACTATGATTTTGGCTTTGTGCATCAAGTCCTTTCGTTTACGAGGAGACATAACAGGACGATAACTTCGTCTGCAGGGGAATTTAACACATCTTTTTTAGGAAACCTTATTATCCTGAAAAAATATGGTTCTCTCTACTTACATGAAGAAGAATACAAAAAAATATTTAGGAAGTGGAGAATGAAGTACTACAGATTTTTTATGAAAATTTTTTTTTCCAAGAAAAAGAAAAGAAAAGAATTTTGGAATTATTATAAGGTTGGGCTAGAAGAAATCGGGTTTCCTGTTACTCCGGTAAAATTATTGAAGGTATTGTTTGTGCATTATCTTATCAAAAGTTTTATCTAA
- a CDS encoding dihydroorotate oxidase electron-transfer subunit encodes MVKICDIREESPNVKTFFFERKIHFNPGQFVMVWIPLLDEKPFTISYIQENLLGISVLKKGPFTRVFHSKKAGDRIGIRGPYGKGFNLQINSCVVGGGIGMASLATVIDTLPDVTIIQGARNSSEILYQKRFRNMRLCTEDGAVGFKGTTVDLLGEIIKKQHFRKVYACGPEPMLYKVVELCKKYDVDCEVSLDRYMKCGFGVCGQCDCSGQRVCVDGPVFTTSELNKMEDFGKITITKTGERVVIDKRII; translated from the coding sequence ATGGTAAAGATTTGCGATATCCGGGAAGAATCCCCGAATGTTAAAACATTCTTTTTTGAACGAAAGATACATTTCAATCCGGGACAGTTTGTTATGGTATGGATACCTCTTTTGGATGAAAAGCCCTTTACCATATCCTACATTCAAGAAAACCTTCTGGGTATTTCTGTGCTAAAAAAGGGTCCATTTACCAGGGTATTCCATAGTAAAAAGGCAGGAGACCGTATTGGTATACGCGGTCCTTATGGTAAGGGATTCAATTTACAGATAAATTCGTGTGTTGTAGGGGGAGGGATAGGGATGGCATCTTTGGCAACTGTTATTGATACATTACCTGATGTAACCATTATACAGGGGGCGAGAAATTCCTCAGAGATACTCTATCAAAAACGCTTCAGGAATATGAGATTATGTACCGAAGACGGCGCTGTGGGATTCAAGGGAACAACAGTTGATCTTCTTGGTGAAATAATAAAAAAACAGCATTTTCGAAAGGTGTATGCGTGTGGTCCTGAGCCGATGTTGTACAAGGTGGTTGAATTATGCAAAAAGTATGACGTTGATTGCGAAGTATCTCTTGACCGATACATGAAATGCGGTTTTGGTGTATGTGGTCAGTGCGATTGCAGTGGTCAACGAGTCTGCGTTGATGGTCCTGTTTTTACTACCAGTGAATTAAATAAAATGGAAGATTTTGGGAAGATTACTATAACAAAGACCGGAGAAAGGGTTGTTATTGATAAGCGAATAATATAG
- a CDS encoding dihydroorotate oxidase catalytic subunit: MSKVNVSVTLCNIKLNNPTISASGILGTTRALLKRVAENGAGAVTIKSISREPREGHKNPTVITFEAGMLNAVGYSNPGVDKAAREFTNLQDVGVPVIASVVGTHKDDFVRVIEGLSVTEFSAIEIPLSCPHTPGFGLLAGQGTPQATFDITSEVRKVTGLPIFIKLSPNISEICTVAKAAEDAGANAITAVNSMGPGMIINIEAQKPILSFQVGGVTGDALRPIAVRCIYDLYKAIKIPVIGVGGVSTGRHAIEMMMAGASAVGIGTGVYYRGIDVFKKVCEEMIQWMQENSIDDINKIVGAAHD; encoded by the coding sequence ATGTCGAAAGTAAACGTATCAGTTACTCTATGCAATATCAAATTAAACAACCCTACCATCTCGGCATCGGGAATTTTAGGTACTACGAGGGCATTACTAAAAAGAGTAGCGGAGAATGGTGCAGGGGCGGTAACTATCAAATCTATCAGCAGAGAGCCAAGGGAGGGACACAAAAACCCTACGGTCATCACATTTGAAGCAGGAATGCTGAATGCAGTAGGGTATTCTAATCCGGGCGTTGATAAAGCTGCAAGGGAATTTACCAATCTTCAGGATGTAGGCGTACCCGTGATTGCGAGTGTTGTCGGTACGCATAAAGATGATTTCGTGCGGGTTATCGAAGGTCTTTCCGTTACAGAATTTTCAGCAATAGAAATACCACTCTCCTGCCCGCATACCCCGGGATTTGGTCTTCTTGCAGGTCAGGGAACTCCTCAAGCCACCTTCGACATCACTTCTGAGGTAAGGAAGGTTACCGGCTTGCCGATATTTATTAAATTATCTCCCAATATCTCTGAAATCTGTACCGTTGCAAAAGCTGCGGAAGATGCAGGGGCTAATGCTATTACGGCGGTTAATTCAATGGGGCCCGGAATGATTATTAATATAGAGGCTCAAAAGCCCATTTTAAGTTTTCAAGTGGGAGGCGTTACCGGTGATGCCTTAAGACCTATTGCTGTAAGATGCATCTATGACTTATACAAGGCTATAAAAATTCCCGTTATCGGAGTAGGGGGGGTTTCAACGGGACGACACGCTATAGAAATGATGATGGCCGGGGCATCTGCTGTAGGAATTGGAACGGGTGTTTATTATCGGGGTATCGATGTTTTTAAGAAAGTATGTGAAGAGATGATTCAGTGGATGCAGGAAAACAGTATCGATGATATCAACAAGATTGTGGGTGCTGCACATGATTGA
- a CDS encoding crossover junction endodeoxyribonuclease, producing MKILGIDPGTRIAGYGLIEKRGPGITVIEYGSIKTDKSHNFPQRLKFIHYKIMDIISKHQPDQMATEEIFYGKNIKSAIKIGEGRGIVFLCAALADIPITEYAATVVKKAVVGNGNAHKGQVQEMVKIILGLSEIPKPDDVSDALAIAICHSHNVARILQQDTDERR from the coding sequence ATGAAAATTCTCGGAATTGATCCAGGAACACGTATTGCCGGTTATGGCTTAATAGAAAAGAGAGGCCCGGGGATAACGGTCATAGAGTATGGTTCTATTAAAACCGATAAAAGCCACAATTTCCCACAACGCCTTAAGTTCATCCATTATAAAATCATGGATATTATTTCTAAACATCAACCGGATCAAATGGCTACCGAAGAAATTTTTTACGGTAAAAATATAAAGTCTGCAATAAAGATTGGTGAAGGAAGAGGCATTGTCTTCTTATGTGCTGCATTGGCAGACATCCCTATTACAGAGTACGCAGCAACGGTTGTCAAAAAAGCGGTCGTAGGTAACGGAAATGCACACAAAGGTCAGGTGCAGGAAATGGTAAAAATCATTCTTGGCCTGTCTGAAATCCCAAAACCTGATGATGTTTCGGACGCACTTGCTATTGCAATTTGTCATAGCCATAATGTAGCCCGAATTTTACAACAGGACACAGATGAACGCAGATAA
- a CDS encoding acetylglutamate kinase, translated as MENAIRKASILIEATPYIRSFKDKIVVIKFGGGAMSSDEVLTNVLQDIVFMKTVGIIPILVHGGGPHITQEMTRRGLSPKFIEGHRITDVETLEIAKDILINQISASIVKKISELGNEATCIWENGYCPIKAEKYYIETKAHDGTFKRLDIGFVGKVTSIDKDRFLSLCNTRTIPIVPPIAKGTNGNAYNVNADNVAAFIAESLKAEKLVFLSNTHGIMTRPGDETSLASTLHENEVHELIDKKIISGGMLPKALACISAVKAGVKKAHIINGLIPHALLLEIFTDKGVGTQIIV; from the coding sequence ATGGAAAATGCCATACGCAAGGCAAGTATACTGATAGAAGCCACTCCTTATATACGATCTTTTAAAGATAAAATTGTAGTTATTAAGTTTGGTGGAGGAGCAATGTCCAGCGATGAAGTGCTGACAAATGTACTCCAGGATATTGTGTTTATGAAAACCGTTGGCATTATACCCATACTGGTTCATGGTGGCGGCCCTCATATTACCCAGGAAATGACAAGAAGGGGTTTGAGTCCAAAATTTATTGAGGGACATAGAATTACCGATGTTGAGACCTTAGAAATAGCAAAAGACATCCTCATAAATCAAATAAGCGCTTCTATCGTAAAGAAAATCTCTGAATTAGGTAATGAGGCAACCTGCATTTGGGAAAATGGATACTGTCCAATAAAGGCAGAGAAATATTATATCGAGACAAAAGCACATGATGGTACGTTTAAAAGATTAGATATTGGCTTTGTAGGCAAGGTAACATCGATCGATAAAGATAGATTCTTAAGTTTATGTAATACACGCACAATTCCCATTGTTCCTCCTATTGCAAAAGGAACAAATGGGAATGCCTATAACGTAAATGCAGATAATGTGGCCGCATTTATCGCAGAATCACTTAAAGCAGAAAAACTGGTCTTTCTCTCGAATACCCATGGCATTATGACAAGACCGGGCGATGAAACCTCATTGGCTTCTACACTGCATGAGAATGAAGTTCATGAGCTTATTGATAAAAAGATAATTAGTGGTGGTATGCTTCCTAAGGCGTTAGCATGCATTAGTGCGGTTAAAGCGGGAGTGAAAAAAGCACACATCATTAATGGATTAATTCCCCATGCGCTTTTATTGGAAATTTTTACTGATAAAGGCGTTGGAACACAAATCATTGTATAG